The following coding sequences are from one Carettochelys insculpta isolate YL-2023 chromosome 5, ASM3395843v1, whole genome shotgun sequence window:
- the TEK gene encoding angiopoietin-1 receptor isoform X1, whose protein sequence is MDSLARLILCGFSLMISGQVEAALDLTLINSLPLVGNSETSLICIAARWRSRESLTIGRDYEALMSQHQNPLEVTEEETRGTAKKVVWKREQASETIGAYYCADKSTRIRTMKMPLRASFLPVTLTVTVNKGEPVNISFIRKVANEEDAMIFKNGSFFHTVPRHEVTNVLNVTHSETQVQDAGVYSVRYIGGNIFTSAYTRLIVRGCEAQKWGPKCSSICPVCLNNGICHEDTGECICPPGFMGKTCEKACGDNTFGRTCKERCKENSGCKYYMFCLPDPYGCSCATGWKGLECDEECQSGFYGPDCKLKCHCNNRGTCDRFKGCLCRLGWHGLQCEKEGSADISPEIKHLPDYIEVNSGTEFKPSCIATGKPRPVTEDFKLLKQDGAVFTPISFVSNRSEAMFHINRIQPPDSGTWVCRVQTVAGMAEEPFQVAVKIPPVPQYAPRMIESGHNFLVIDVNADSHTGDGPIASTKLLYKPANGYEPWKSEKVNGPTTKLDNLKPKTEYQFCVQLSRRGDGGEGHPGPEASFTTAALGLPPPEGLTLLPKSKTSLILSWQPIAQKPEDDIHVEVEWQSVNGNRVAKIRVPGNRSSQVIDDLEPRQQYMCRVRVNTTSEGEWSDYLYAWTYSDRIPPSPDNIKIFNITDTSAMISWSIAVGQSISSIIISYKIDDRAEYEHTDIIIKNTTITQYPLKGLEPNTAYLVEIIAQNNVGMSGPNPSVELKTLPETKALQELKGGKMLLIAILGSAGMTCLTILLAFLIVLQLKRANFQRRMAQAFQNVVVRDEPAVQFNSGTLTLSRKAKNSPDPTIYPVLEWNDIKFQDVIGEGNFGQVLKARIKKDGLRMDAAIKRMKEYASKDDHRDFAGELEVLCKLGHHPNIINLLGACEHRGYLYLAIEYAPHGNLLDFLRKSRVLETDPAFAIANSTASTLSSQQLLHFAADVARGMDYLSQKQFIHRDLAARNILVGENYVAKIADFGLSRGQEVYVKKTMGRLPVRWMAIESLNYSVYTTNSDVWSYGVLLWEIVSLGGTPYCGMTCAELYEKLPQGYRLEKPLNCDDEVYDLMRQCWREKPYERPSFAQILVSLNRMLEERKTYVNTTLYEKFTYAGIDCSAEEAA, encoded by the exons GCCAAGTGGAGGCGGCACTGGACCTGACTTTGATCAATTCACTCCCTCTAGTGGGCAACTCTGAGACGTCGCTTATCTGCATTGCAGCCAGGTGGCGTTCCCGTGAGTCTCTCACCATAGGACGAGACTATGAGGCCTTGATGAGCCAACACCAGAATCCTCTGGAAGTTACTGAAGAAGAGACGAGAGGGACAGCCAAAAAAGTGGTGTGGAAAAGGGAGCAAGCTAGTGAAACCATCGGCGCTTACTACTGTGCGGACAAGTCCACAAGGATACGTACAATGAAGATGCCACTCAGAG CTTCCTTCCTCCCAGTGACCTTAACTGTTACAGTGAACAAGGGAGAACCCGTGAACATTTCCTTCATCAGAAAGGTTGCAAATGAGGAAGATGCCATGATCTTCAAAAATG GTTCTTTCTTTCACACTGTGCCCAGGCATGAAGTGACAAATGTGCTAAATGTAACCCATTCTGAAACCCAAGTGCAGGATGCAGGGGTCTACTCTGTCAGGTACATAGGAGGAAACATCTTCACTTCAGCTTATACAAGGCTGATAGTAAGAG GCTGTGAAGCTCAGAAGTGGGGCCCAAAGTGCAGCTCCATCTGCCCTGTGTGTCTGAACAATGGCATCTGTCATGAAGATACTGGAGAATGCATTTGCCCTCCTGGCTTTATGGGCAAAACGTGCGAGAAGG CTTGCGGAGACAATACATTTGGGAGAACCTGTAAAGAGAGGTGTAAAGAGAACTCAGGCTGCAAATATTATATGTTCTGTCTACCAGATCCCTATGGCTGCTCTTGCGCTACAGGATGGAAGGGCCTGGAATGCGATGAAG AGTGCCAATCTGGTTTTTATGGGCCAGACTGTAAACTCAAGTGTCATTGCAACAACCGAGGAACATGTGACAGATTTAAGGGCTGCCTCTGTCGGTTAGGCTGGCACGGTCTTCAATGTGAAAAAGAAG GTTCAGCTGACATATCACCTGAGATAAAGCACTTACCAGACTATATAGAGGTCAATTCTGGCACAGAGTTTAAGCCTAGTTGCATAGCCACTGGGAAGCCACGTCCTGTTACTGAAGATTTTAAACTGTTGAAACAAGATGGAGCTGTCTTCACA CCCATCTCATTTGTTAGCAATCGCTCAGAGGCAATGTTTCATATCAATAGGATCCAGCCCCCTGACTCAGGGACATGGGTTTGCAGAGTTCAGACAGTCGCAGGGATGGCAGAGGAGCCTTTCCAAGTGGCAGTGAAAA TTCCTCCTGTGCCTCAGTATGCGCCGAGGATGATAGAGAGTGGACATAATTTTCTTGTCATTGACGTCAATGCTGACTCCCATACTGGTGATGGACCAATTGCATCAACCAAGCTCCTGTATAAGCCTGCGAATGGCTATGAGCCCTGGAAGTCAGAGAAAG TAAATGGACCGACCACAAAGTTAGATAATCTGAAACCAAAAACAGAATATCAATTCTGTGTTCAGCTAAGTCGGCGAGGGGACGGTGGAGAAGGGCATCCTGGGCCAGAGGCAAGCTTCACAACAGCTGCACTTG GTCTTCCTCCACCAGAAGGTCTCACCCTCCTTCCCAAAAGCAAGACGTCTCTGATTTTGTCATGGCAGCCAATAGCACAGAAGCCAGAGGATGACATTCATGTTGAAGTGGAATGGCAGAGTGTGAATGGCAACAGGGTTGCTAAGATCAGAGTGCCAGGAAATAGATCCTCCCAGGTTATTGATGATTTAGAACCCAGGCAGCAGTACATGTGCAGGGTACGTGTGAATACCACATCTGAAGGAGAGTGGAGTGACTATTTGTATGCATGGACCTACAGTGACA GAATTCCACCATCACCTGACAACATCAAGATTTTCAACATCACGGACACCTCTGCCATGATCTCTTGGTCAATAGCTGTGGGACAATCCATCTCCTCCATCATCATCAGCTACAAGATTGATGACAGGGCTGAGTACGAGCATACTGACATCATAATAAAAAACACAACCATCACACAGTACCCCCTCAAGGGCCTGGAGCCAAATACGGCATATCTGGTTGAGATTATTGCACAGAACAATGTTGGAATGAGCGGCCCAAACCCTTCTGTGGAACTGAAGACTCTCCCAGAAACAAAAG CTCTGCAGGAGTTGAAGGGAGGGAAAATGCTGCTGATTGCTATCCTTGGCTCAGCAGGGATGACCTGTCTAACAATCCTCCTGGCCTTTCTCATCGTGCTGCAGCTAAAGCGAGCAAACTTCCAGCGCAGAATGGCTCAAGCCTTCCAGAATGTGGTGGTG cgAGATGAGCCAGCGGTCCAGTTTAACTCGGGAACTCTCACTCTGAGTCGAAAAGCCAAGAACAGCCCAGACCCAACTATTTATCCTGTGCTCGAGTGGAATGACATCAAATTTCAAGATGTGATTGGGGAAGGCAACTTTGGACAAGTCCTTAAAGCCCGAATTAAGAAGGATGGCTTGAGGATGGATGCTGCCATCAAAAGGATGAAAG AGTATGCCTCAAAGGATGATCACAGAGACTTTGCTGGAGAACTGGAAGTTCTTTGTAAACTTGGACATCATCCTAATATCATAAATCTTTTGGGAGCATGTGAACATCGGG GATATCTTTACCTGGCTATTGAATATGCTCCACATGGAAATTTACTCGATTTCCTGAGGAAGAGCAGGGTGCTGGAGACAGACCCAGCATTTGCTATTGCCAATAGCACTGCCTCCACACTGTCCTCTCAGCAGCTTCTGCATTTTGCAGCAGATGTGGCCAGAGGGATGGACTACTTAAGCCAAAAGCAG TTTATTCATCGTGATTTGGCAGCAAGAAACATCTTGGTTGGAGAAAATTATGTTGCAAAAATAGCAGATTTTGGATTGTCTAGAGGTCAAGAAGTTTATGTCAAAAAGACCATG GGAAGACTTCCAGTGCGATGGATGGCAATTGAATCTCTAAATTACAGTGTGTATACCACAAACAGCGATGT ATGGTCATATGGTGTCCTATTATGGGAAATCGTTAGTTTAG